The Triticum aestivum cultivar Chinese Spring chromosome 7B, IWGSC CS RefSeq v2.1, whole genome shotgun sequence genome window below encodes:
- the LOC123156948 gene encoding protein CHLOROPLAST IMPORT APPARATUS 2 — protein MASSCIPTGIRLPDLDMVKAAAVGASSAPGAGAAPLRPAHSSASSALSDASNSSSASSLSLKRARTPRKRPNQTYNEAAALLASMYPSVFPAGDRAPPSPRLLGLASALADDPSRADLLPPFPVLGNAACLLRDAAAPPTTPRSPVLARACPSPAAVSSAFTEFRDSAPSPGTPDGAAGADGPGELDYEDDDDSFDADSFLLGGLDEGAAAEGIDGIMGKLSMESGSDASSINRVLSSSGIDPYIRNLMVLGLGFRRSRSNIKQALKRHDDDSEWWMCPAIPLKDIMPAPPPSMEPPPPVEKKKKKTKKKALKDIAAGPCITCVKEEIPDPAYGDDGIFGPKAPKTGLGLSLNTEEVLKAWYDRGSVFADGNIPDASSTDGLAKLSDIELFLENGAAGAIREGSIQKLKHKQKQCTPLLSNKTRYQARKVHAESRPRVKGRFVSQAALLQKAAEKET, from the exons ATGGCGTCGTCCTGCATCCCGACGGGCATCCGGCTGCCGGACCTGGACATGGTCAAGGCGGCGGCGGTCGGGGCGTCGTCGGCGCCGGGCGCGGGGGCGGCGCCGCTGCGGCCGGCGCACTCCTCGGCGTCCTCGGCGCTCTCCGACGCCTCcaactcctcctcggcctcctcgctCTCGCTCAAGCGGGCGCGCACGCCGCGGAAGCGCCCCAACCAGACCTACAACGAGGCGGCCGCGCTGCTCGCCTCCATGTACCCCTCCGTCTTCCCCGCCGGGGAcagggcgccgccgtcgccgagGCTCCTCGGCCTCGCCTCCGCGCTCGCCGACGACCCCTCCCGCGCGGACCTGCTCCCGCCCTTCCCCGTCCTCGGCAACGCCGCCTGCCTcctccgcgacgccgccgcgccgccgaccaCGCCGCGGAGCCCCGTCCTCGCCAGGGCCTGCCCGTCGCCGGCGGCCGTCAGCAGCGCCTTCACCGAGTTCCGCGACTCCGCGCCGTCCCCCGGGACCCCTGACGGCGCCGCCGGCGCGGACGGGCCCGGGGAGCTCgactatgaggatgatgacgacAGCTTTGACGCAGACTCTTTCCTCCTCGGCGGCCTCGACGAGGGCGCCGCCGCGGAGGGGATCGATGGCATCATGGGCAAACTCAGTATGGAAAGCGGCAGCGATGCCTCTTCCATTAACCGTGTCCTCTCCAGCTCCGGCATAGACCCCTACATCAGAAACCTCATGGTGCTCGGACTCGGGTTCCGGCGCTCCCGGTCCAACATCAAGCAGGCGCTCAAGCGGCATGACGATGACAGCGAATGGTGGATGTGCCCTGCCATTCCATTGAAGGACATTATGCCGGCGCCTCCCCCATCGATGGAACCACCACCGccggtggagaagaagaagaagaagactaagaAGAAGGCGTTGAAGGACATTGCCGCTGGGCCGTGCATTACATGTGTTAAGGAGGAAATTCCTGACCCTGCTTATGGGGATGATGGAATTTTTGGACCGAAGGCGCCCAAGACAGGATTGGGCCTGAGCCTCAACACTGAGGAGGTGCTGAAGGCGTGGTATGACAGAGGCTCCGTGTTCGCTGACGGCAACATACCTGATGCATCATCCACTGATGGGCTG GCTAAACTTTCAGACATTGAACTGTTTCTAGAGAATGGTGCTGCTGGTGCTATCAGGGAAGGCAGCATACAGAAATTGAAGCACAAGCAGAAGCAGTGCACTCCCCTCCTCTCAAATAAGACTCGGTACCAAGCACGGAAGGTGCACGCCGAGTCTCGTCCTCGGGTCAAG GGGAGGTTTGTCAGCCAGGCGGCTCTTCTGCAGAAAGCCGCGGAGAAAGAGACCTAG